In one window of Candidatus Sulfuricurvum sp. RIFRC-1 DNA:
- a CDS encoding DUF1882 domain-containing protein, protein MTSMDMKLIKMISDHYWLKHDNVVDKLDFKGRTFFNKYEKIDKSLTQTIIDQHLKKQITVAHSLINKFDKVENIVIDYNGNDPQRFYHKTQLLLREEGFINFTAFETKTPGHLHVYIHKGHTTLQEANQLGKMISMKLAAKQPKQWRMFPTLDLPMEYNILNLPYEVYAKERGASWSKHM, encoded by the coding sequence ATGACATCGATGGATATGAAACTGATCAAAATGATTTCAGATCATTACTGGCTGAAACATGATAATGTTGTTGATAAACTCGATTTTAAAGGGCGTACTTTTTTTAATAAATACGAAAAAATTGATAAATCTCTGACCCAAACCATTATTGATCAACATCTCAAAAAGCAGATTACCGTTGCCCACTCTTTGATTAATAAATTCGACAAAGTAGAAAATATCGTTATCGATTACAACGGCAACGATCCTCAGCGTTTTTACCACAAAACCCAACTCCTTCTTCGTGAAGAGGGATTTATCAATTTTACCGCTTTTGAGACAAAAACACCGGGACACCTGCATGTTTATATCCATAAAGGGCATACGACTTTACAAGAAGCCAATCAACTGGGTAAAATGATTTCCATGAAATTAGCCGCAAAACAACCAAAACAGTGGCGAATGTTTCCAACGCTCGATTTGCCAATGGAATACAATATTCTCAATCTTCCCTACGAGGTTTACGCAAAAGAGCGTGGAGCTTCGTGGTCGAAGCACATGTAA
- a CDS encoding serine hydroxymethyltransferase, with protein sequence MSFLKEFDNEIYTLCEQELERQTDHLEMIASENFTLPAVMEAMGSVFTNKYAEGYPAKRYYGGCEYADGVEQLAIDRACELFGCKFANVQPHSGSSANGAVYAALLQAGDKLLGMDLSHGGHLTHGSKVSFSGKNYHSFSYGVELDGRINYERVMDIAKIVQPKIIVCGASAYAREIDFAKFREIADAVGAILFADIAHIAGLVCAGEHPSPFPYADVVTTTTHKTLAGPRGGMIMTNDEEIAKKINSAIFPALQGGPLVHVIAAKAVGFKFNLSPEWKIYAKQVKVNAAVLADVLMKRGYDIVSDGTDNHLILVSFLNKPFSGKEADAALGRAGITVNKNTVPGETRSPFVTSGVRIGSPALTSRGMKEKEFELIANRIADVLDDIENEAKQAAIKEELKALAKNFVIYQQSTY encoded by the coding sequence ATGAGTTTCCTCAAAGAATTCGATAACGAAATTTATACCCTATGTGAGCAAGAGCTCGAACGTCAAACCGATCATTTAGAGATGATCGCATCTGAAAACTTTACCCTTCCTGCCGTCATGGAAGCGATGGGATCGGTATTCACGAACAAATACGCTGAAGGGTATCCCGCAAAACGTTACTACGGCGGATGTGAATACGCAGACGGTGTTGAGCAACTGGCGATTGATCGTGCGTGTGAACTCTTCGGTTGTAAATTTGCCAATGTTCAGCCCCACTCAGGTTCATCGGCAAACGGTGCGGTCTATGCGGCATTACTTCAAGCCGGAGACAAACTTCTCGGTATGGATCTCAGCCACGGCGGACACTTGACTCACGGTTCAAAAGTAAGTTTTTCAGGTAAAAACTACCACAGTTTTTCCTACGGTGTAGAGCTTGACGGTCGTATCAATTATGAGCGTGTTATGGACATCGCTAAAATCGTTCAACCAAAAATCATCGTGTGCGGTGCTTCAGCTTACGCTCGTGAAATCGATTTTGCTAAGTTCCGTGAAATCGCTGATGCCGTTGGAGCAATTTTATTCGCCGATATCGCGCATATTGCCGGTCTTGTATGTGCGGGTGAGCATCCAAGCCCATTCCCTTACGCGGATGTTGTAACAACAACGACACACAAAACCCTCGCTGGTCCTCGCGGCGGTATGATCATGACGAACGACGAGGAAATTGCGAAAAAAATTAACTCTGCGATCTTCCCTGCTCTTCAAGGTGGACCGTTGGTTCACGTTATCGCGGCAAAAGCGGTTGGATTTAAATTTAATCTCTCTCCTGAATGGAAAATATACGCCAAACAGGTCAAAGTAAATGCTGCCGTTCTTGCGGACGTGTTAATGAAACGCGGCTATGATATCGTCAGTGACGGAACCGATAACCATCTCATCTTGGTGTCGTTCTTGAATAAACCGTTCAGCGGCAAAGAAGCCGATGCAGCCCTTGGACGAGCCGGAATTACGGTTAATAAAAATACTGTTCCGGGTGAAACACGTTCTCCGTTTGTGACTTCAGGGGTCCGTATCGGAAGTCCTGCGTTAACTTCACGCGGTATGAAAGAGAAAGAGTTCGAACTCATCGCCAACCGTATTGCCGATGTTTTGGATGATATTGAAAACGAAGCTAAACAAGCCGCTATCAAAGAAGAGTTGAAAGCATTAGCTAAAAACTTTGTTATCTATCAACAATCTACGTATTAA
- the lysS gene encoding lysine--tRNA ligase translates to MVFENQYVQQRIEKADALRAIGIDPYANNSCRNTTIDKFHNVNSDLFQIEEKRDEHRHYTVAGRIKLYRLMGKASFLKIEDESGMLQIYVARDNLPENFYNDVFKKLIEVGDIIEVSGYPFVTQQGELSLHADKLTILTKAISPLPEKFHGIQDKEMRYRQRYLDLIMNSEVRKTFHIRSKVISLTRRFFEDKGFLEVETPMMHPIAGGANAKPFVTHHNALGIDRYLRIAPELYLKRLIVGGFEAVFEINRNFRNEGMDATHNPEFTSIEFYWAFKTYKDLIVITKEYFEYLFDHLDLPKRLPYGDLEVDFDQFSEIELVKSLTLIGGVPEEIVNDKEAILAFLKSKNLEANAGMNLGQLQGELFDEFVEAKLINPTFITHYPVEISPLARRNDERPELTDRFELFIAGREIANAFSELNDPVDQLERFEGQMAAKDSGDDEAHEMDEDFVIALSYGMAPTAGQGIGIDRLVMMLTNQHSIRDVLLFPAMKPHQTNQNHNGEEE, encoded by the coding sequence TTGGTATTTGAAAATCAATACGTACAACAACGAATCGAAAAAGCCGATGCACTGAGAGCAATCGGTATTGATCCTTATGCAAATAATTCATGCCGTAATACAACCATCGATAAATTTCACAATGTTAACTCCGATTTGTTTCAAATCGAAGAAAAACGGGATGAACATCGCCATTACACGGTAGCAGGACGGATCAAACTTTATCGACTCATGGGGAAAGCAAGCTTTCTCAAAATCGAAGACGAAAGCGGTATGCTCCAAATCTATGTTGCCCGTGATAATTTGCCTGAAAATTTTTACAATGATGTCTTTAAAAAATTGATCGAAGTGGGTGACATCATCGAGGTAAGCGGGTATCCGTTTGTAACACAGCAAGGTGAACTCTCACTTCATGCCGATAAACTTACCATCCTTACCAAAGCGATCTCTCCACTCCCTGAGAAATTTCATGGGATTCAAGACAAAGAGATGCGATACCGTCAACGCTATCTTGATCTTATTATGAATTCGGAAGTACGTAAAACGTTTCATATCCGCTCTAAAGTAATCAGTTTAACTCGCCGATTTTTTGAAGACAAGGGGTTCTTAGAGGTCGAAACACCGATGATGCACCCTATCGCAGGCGGTGCCAATGCAAAACCTTTTGTTACCCATCACAATGCCCTCGGGATTGATCGCTATTTACGGATTGCACCAGAGCTTTATCTAAAACGTCTGATCGTTGGGGGATTTGAAGCGGTATTTGAGATCAACCGTAATTTCCGAAATGAGGGGATGGATGCGACCCATAACCCTGAATTCACTTCCATCGAGTTTTATTGGGCATTTAAAACCTATAAAGATTTGATTGTTATTACCAAAGAGTATTTTGAATATCTGTTTGATCATCTTGACCTCCCTAAACGTCTTCCCTATGGCGATTTGGAAGTCGATTTTGATCAGTTTAGTGAAATCGAACTCGTCAAAAGTCTCACTCTCATCGGCGGAGTTCCAGAAGAGATTGTCAACGATAAAGAAGCTATTTTGGCATTTTTGAAATCCAAAAACCTCGAAGCCAATGCGGGTATGAATCTTGGTCAACTCCAAGGGGAACTGTTCGATGAGTTCGTTGAAGCCAAACTGATCAATCCGACCTTTATCACCCACTATCCGGTGGAAATTTCACCGCTTGCTCGCCGCAATGATGAGCGCCCTGAACTAACGGATCGTTTCGAGCTGTTCATCGCGGGACGTGAGATTGCCAATGCATTCAGTGAGCTGAACGACCCGGTCGATCAGTTGGAACGTTTTGAAGGACAAATGGCCGCTAAAGACTCAGGGGATGATGAAGCCCATGAGATGGACGAAGATTTCGTGATCGCCCTCAGCTACGGTATGGCTCCTACTGCAGGACAAGGGATCGGGATTGATCGTCTTGTTATGATGCTGACCAACCAACACTCAATCCGGGATGTATTACTTTTCCCGGCAATGAAACCACACCAAACCAACCAAAACCACAATGGAGAAGAAGAATGA
- a CDS encoding Fur family transcriptional regulator, whose translation MSPYTDFTERTIEYNKLLTDFKQLLKANGLKFTIQREVILEMLYNSDEHLTPEGLHHLIQQKHPDLNTGIATVYRTLSLLEESDMVTSLSFGAQGKKYELGAKDHHDHVICTKCGAITEFVDEEIEQRQKQITEALGFVMQEHSMQIYGICNNCQTNPKK comes from the coding sequence ATGAGTCCATATACTGATTTTACCGAACGTACGATTGAATACAACAAACTGTTAACGGATTTCAAACAGCTCTTAAAAGCCAATGGGTTAAAGTTCACCATTCAACGCGAAGTGATTTTAGAGATGCTTTACAACTCCGATGAGCACCTGACACCTGAGGGTCTTCACCATCTGATCCAACAAAAGCATCCTGATCTCAACACCGGTATTGCTACCGTTTATCGAACGTTATCCCTTCTCGAAGAATCGGATATGGTAACATCCCTCTCTTTCGGTGCGCAGGGAAAAAAATATGAGTTAGGGGCGAAAGATCACCATGACCATGTTATTTGTACTAAATGCGGAGCCATTACCGAATTTGTGGATGAAGAGATCGAACAACGTCAAAAGCAAATTACCGAAGCACTGGGTTTTGTAATGCAAGAGCACTCAATGCAGATTTACGGAATTTGCAATAACTGTCAAACAAACCCTAAAAAATAA
- a CDS encoding CvpA family protein, whose translation MDLNYFDVAVGSIVLLLGLKGLLNGFSKEVFGLAGIVGGVFVASHLGGLIGKILSDTLFHFETATAVNLVGFIFALGIFWLLMVALGAGFKKLSTLSGLGPLDRILGFVIGSSKFFFILSIIVYALFSVTAIRENFGEKMADSFFYEPMFATGDFILHIETEDVTSLMGDDNESDDNRSDVEKDPSTSDSKKGK comes from the coding sequence ATGGATTTGAATTATTTTGACGTTGCGGTGGGATCAATCGTTTTACTTTTAGGGCTGAAAGGGCTTTTAAACGGTTTTTCCAAAGAAGTTTTCGGTTTGGCAGGTATAGTGGGGGGGGTTTTTGTCGCTTCTCATCTTGGCGGATTGATCGGAAAAATCTTAAGTGATACGCTCTTTCATTTTGAAACAGCCACCGCCGTTAATTTAGTCGGTTTTATTTTTGCGTTGGGTATCTTTTGGCTCTTAATGGTCGCATTAGGAGCAGGATTTAAAAAACTCAGTACTCTCAGCGGTTTGGGTCCGCTTGATCGTATTTTGGGCTTTGTTATCGGAAGCAGCAAGTTTTTCTTCATCCTTTCCATCATTGTTTATGCTCTTTTTAGCGTCACTGCGATTCGGGAAAATTTTGGAGAAAAAATGGCCGACAGTTTTTTCTATGAGCCGATGTTTGCAACCGGAGATTTTATTTTGCATATCGAAACCGAAGATGTCACTTCACTCATGGGTGATGATAACGAAAGTGATGACAATCGTTCAGATGTTGAAAAAGATCCATCGACTTCCGATTCTAAAAAGGGGAAATAA
- a CDS encoding GGDEF domain-containing protein → MDTNQVNPLLIYFCKELSVQLESLSNRQATIDPAEFAELIATATHEVLDAYASGEFDLLAYRNTTSEEYKEIAQKSIESYSRTNEKIEEISERQAELLNETAGSTLIDFGKISEKFSDIQNHLSDEVSRANEVIHGLLEQVKTLELKTSLDPLTKVYNRYALQEHLKVILEKGILDFEIFVLMIDLDNFKQINDRFGHVAGDKVLIFIAKLFKKALRDGDRVYRFGGEEFIIVLNRTDLEGAKLVAERLLSLCRNNKPLFQNQQIPVTLSIGLTKVITADSIDAIIDRSDKALYRAKNNGKDRLEMEL, encoded by the coding sequence GTGGATACCAACCAAGTTAACCCTTTACTAATCTATTTTTGCAAAGAGCTCTCTGTCCAATTAGAGTCACTTAGCAACCGGCAAGCAACGATAGATCCGGCAGAATTTGCCGAACTCATCGCTACCGCAACCCATGAAGTTCTGGATGCTTATGCATCGGGTGAATTTGATCTTTTAGCCTATCGTAACACGACAAGCGAAGAGTACAAAGAGATCGCACAAAAAAGTATCGAATCGTATTCGCGCACCAATGAAAAAATCGAAGAAATTAGTGAGAGGCAAGCTGAATTACTGAATGAAACGGCGGGGTCAACCCTCATCGATTTCGGAAAAATCAGTGAAAAGTTCAGCGATATACAAAATCATCTCAGTGACGAAGTATCCCGTGCTAACGAAGTTATACACGGTCTTTTGGAACAAGTAAAAACATTAGAACTAAAAACATCTCTTGATCCCCTCACAAAAGTCTACAACCGTTATGCACTTCAAGAACATCTAAAAGTTATCCTTGAAAAAGGAATCCTTGATTTTGAAATTTTTGTCTTGATGATTGATTTGGATAACTTTAAGCAGATCAATGACCGCTTCGGTCATGTCGCCGGAGACAAGGTTCTGATTTTTATCGCCAAACTCTTTAAAAAAGCCCTTCGCGATGGTGATCGAGTATACCGCTTTGGAGGAGAAGAATTTATTATTGTTCTCAACCGTACCGATTTGGAAGGTGCAAAACTGGTCGCTGAGCGGCTTCTTAGCCTCTGTCGCAATAACAAACCGCTGTTTCAGAATCAACAAATACCGGTTACACTCAGTATCGGTTTGACAAAAGTGATCACAGCTGACTCAATCGATGCGATTATTGATCGTTCAGATAAAGCCCTCTATCGGGCGAAAAATAACGGTAAAGACCGCTTGGAAATGGAGCTTTAA
- a CDS encoding class II 3-deoxy-7-phosphoheptulonate synthase encodes MSTWSRSSWREKPIKQQPTYPDQGILEEVESKLRNYPPLVFAGEARTLKKNLADVCDGKAFLLQGGDCAESFSEFHAHNIRDTFKVMMQMAVVMTFAGGAPVVKVGRLGGQFAKPRSSDTETIEGITLPSYRGDIINGVDFNAQARIPDPQRMVQAYNQSAATLNLLRAFASGGLADLHQVHAWNLGFVGQNEMTKKYDELSRQIDDSLRFMAACGITSDNYRTLRETDFYTSHEALLLSYEEAFTRQDSLTGEWYDVSSHMLWIGDRTRQLDGAHVEFMRGINNPIGVKAGPSMDPEDLIRLCDILNPNNEAGRLNVIVRMGADKVGDGMPALIRAIEREGKKVLWSCDPMHGNTITSNGYKTRPVDSILTEMKQFFQVHKAEGTYAGGVHLEMTGKNVTECLGGSFEITSENLKSRYHTHCDPRLNADQSLELAFLIADTLKEAHR; translated from the coding sequence ATGAGCACATGGAGCCGATCAAGCTGGAGAGAAAAACCGATTAAGCAGCAGCCTACTTATCCCGATCAAGGGATTTTGGAAGAGGTTGAATCAAAGCTTCGTAATTATCCTCCACTTGTTTTTGCGGGCGAAGCACGTACACTCAAGAAAAATTTAGCGGATGTGTGTGATGGGAAAGCGTTTTTGCTCCAAGGGGGAGATTGCGCCGAGAGTTTTTCAGAATTCCATGCCCACAATATTCGTGATACGTTTAAAGTCATGATGCAAATGGCGGTAGTAATGACCTTTGCCGGAGGTGCTCCGGTGGTTAAAGTGGGGCGTTTAGGAGGACAGTTTGCCAAACCTCGCTCTTCGGATACCGAAACGATAGAGGGTATTACTCTTCCGAGTTATCGTGGAGATATTATCAACGGTGTTGATTTCAATGCACAAGCGCGTATTCCTGACCCTCAGCGTATGGTTCAAGCCTATAACCAATCTGCGGCTACTTTGAATCTTCTTCGCGCATTTGCTTCGGGCGGTTTAGCTGATTTGCACCAAGTTCATGCATGGAATTTAGGGTTTGTCGGACAAAATGAGATGACCAAAAAATACGATGAACTTTCCCGTCAAATCGATGATTCACTTCGCTTTATGGCGGCTTGCGGGATCACCTCCGACAACTACCGTACGTTACGTGAAACCGATTTTTATACTTCGCATGAAGCATTGTTACTGAGCTATGAAGAGGCATTTACGCGTCAAGATTCATTGACCGGTGAATGGTACGATGTATCCTCACATATGCTTTGGATCGGCGATCGCACCCGTCAGCTGGACGGAGCACATGTCGAATTTATGCGCGGTATCAATAATCCTATCGGTGTCAAAGCGGGGCCGTCGATGGACCCGGAAGATTTGATCCGATTATGTGATATCCTCAATCCGAACAATGAAGCAGGACGCTTGAATGTCATCGTCCGTATGGGTGCGGATAAAGTAGGCGATGGAATGCCTGCCTTGATCCGTGCGATCGAGAGAGAAGGTAAAAAAGTATTGTGGAGTTGTGACCCGATGCACGGTAATACAATCACAAGCAATGGCTATAAAACTCGTCCGGTCGATTCGATTCTAACTGAGATGAAACAGTTCTTTCAAGTCCATAAAGCTGAGGGGACATACGCAGGCGGTGTGCATTTGGAGATGACGGGGAAAAACGTCACAGAGTGTCTCGGAGGTTCATTTGAAATTACTTCAGAAAATCTCAAAAGCCGTTACCACACCCATTGTGATCCGCGTCTTAATGCAGACCAATCGTTAGAATTGGCTTTCTTGATCGCTGATACGCTCAAAGAAGCGCATCGTTAA
- a CDS encoding Fur family transcriptional regulator gives MKHEHLLKHHQLKATPQRMAIIELMHHSGHISIDDLYQAIRKKFASISLATLYKNVHTMMDVSLIREVKIPGQKTKYEIEKEAHAHVMCKCCGELKDIPFDPASLLQKSMDLSHYAADEVSIVISGTCPECQKK, from the coding sequence ATGAAACATGAACATTTACTCAAACATCATCAGCTCAAAGCTACACCGCAACGGATGGCAATTATTGAACTTATGCACCATTCAGGGCATATCAGTATAGATGATCTGTATCAAGCGATTCGCAAAAAATTTGCCTCAATATCATTAGCAACTCTGTATAAAAATGTCCATACGATGATGGATGTCAGCCTGATTCGTGAAGTAAAAATTCCGGGGCAAAAAACCAAATATGAAATTGAGAAAGAAGCTCATGCGCATGTCATGTGCAAATGCTGCGGTGAATTAAAAGACATACCTTTTGACCCGGCCTCTTTACTTCAAAAATCGATGGATTTGAGTCACTATGCAGCAGATGAAGTATCGATTGTTATTTCGGGAACGTGCCCTGAGTGTCAGAAGAAGTAA